AAGGCAGGTTTGTTTCCGGCGGAAATCTGTGTGAACTGTGTTCTGGAAAAAGATCACATTCATGGCGAAGTCTAGGCACAGGGGGAATTGGGAGACCCCGGCGGAGGGGGCTCGCGATATATTCTCCCTCATTGGAGATACCCCGATGATTCCCCTGACCCTTTTTCAGAAGGACTATCCCGGGAGTCGGGTCTTCGGAAAGGCGGAATTTATGAATCCCGGTGGTTCATTGAAGGACAGGCCCGTAGCAAGAATGCTCCAGCAGGCGGTTAAACGGGGTGAGCTGGCGAATGGCAAAACGATTCTCGACTCCACATCGGGTAATGCCGGCATCGCCTATGCCATGTTTGGTAAGGCCCTTGGTTTCAGGGTGGAACTGGTTATTCCTGGCAATGCCGGCAGGGAGCGGTTGGTGAGAATAAGGGCCCACGGGGCGAGGATCGTAACCACTGATCCTCTGGAAGGGTACGACGAGGCCCTGAGGGAGGTGCACCATCGCCACCGTAAGGCCTCTGAGAAATACTTTCTGGCAGATCAGTACGCCAATGATGACAACTGGCTGGCCCATTATGAGACGACAGCGGAAGAGATTTTGTACCAGGTGCCCGATTTGACATATTTTGTAGGGGGCATCGGAACGGGAGGCTCCATCACCGGTATTGGGAGACGATTGAAAGAAAAGGATAAGACGACTATGGTGATCTCTGTAAGACCCGAACGATTTCCTGGGATCGAGGGACTGAAACCCCTGGGTGATCCCGATGACATTATTCCCGACATTCTCGATGAGACGGTCATCGATCATACGATGGAGGTTACGTCGGATGAAGCCCAGAGGTACTGTCACGGTCTGGCCCTGGAAGGTCTTTTCGTTGGTCAATCCTCAGGAGCCTATCTGGCCGCCGTGGAGAAGGTCTTGGCCGATGATCACAAGGCTTGTATCGTTACCTTGCTCAACGATACAGGGGAAAGATATCTCACCACCGGGCTATGGCAGGAAGAAGAGATGGCATGGATGAATTGACAAGAGTCAAGGATGAGGTGTTAATGTCGGTGAGTAAGCATGCATTGGCTGCCTATCCGGAAGAATGCTGCGGATTTCTCTATGGATACGAGAAGGAAGGTCATGGCCAGGTATGGATATCAAGGCCTGCGAATAACGGCTATGTCCATTTACGAACGAGAAGATACAGGATTTCCCCGGCAGACTATATGGAGGGGGAAAGATTTGCCGATGAATCGGGATTGAACCTGTCGGGCGTCTATCACTCCCATCCCGATCATCCTGCCGTTCCCTCTCAGTACGATGAGGAGTGGGCGGTCCCCGGTCTTGTCTACCTCATCGTCGGTATTGAGGGAGCCAAGGTGACTGACTTTCGGTGGTGGGAACTTTCAGCTGACGGTTCGAAATTGGTGGAGGTGAGGTCCCTTAAGGAAAGAGTAGAGGAGGAACATCCATGAACGTGACCGTGAGAATTCCATCGCCTCTTCGCCGATTTACGGAAAGCGAGGCCACCGTTCGTGTATCGGCGAAGACGGTAAAAGATGCCCTGGCGGCTGTTATCTCCCGTCACCAGGAACTCGGCTCCCAGCTCTACGGTGATGACGGTAACCTGAGGAGATTTGTCAATGTATATATAGGACGGAATGATATCCGACAACTAAAGGGCATGCATACTGCCTTGAGCGATGGGGATGAGGTGATGATCATACCTTCCATCGCCGGTGGTAAGAATAACGGAACCCCCTTTGACCGCCATGAATATCTTCGGTACAGCCGTCATTTTTCCCTTCCGGAAATCGGGTTGGAGGGTCAACGAAAGCTCAAGGACTCCGCGGTTCTGGTGGTGGGAGCCGGAGGTCTCGGAAGCCCCGTATCGCTCTACCTTGCCGCCGCCGGCGTAGGGCGAATCGGTCTGGTGGACTTTGATGTGGTGGATCTTCCCAACCTGCAGCGGCAGATTCTTTATTCGTCAGAAGACGTGGGACAACCGAAGGTGCAAAGGGCAAAGGAGCGACTCGAAGGTCTCAATCCCCGAATTCATGTGGAAACATACGAAGAACCTTTGTCCTCTTCCAACGCCATGGGGATAGCCGGCGGTTACGACATCATCATCGACGGGACAGACAATTTTCCAACCCGATACCTCGTGAATGATATTTCCGTTTTCCTGGGTAAGCCAAACGTTTACGGCTCAATCTTCAGGTTTGACGGACAGGTTTCTCTCTTCTACGCAAAAGAGGGGCCGTGCTACCGGTGTCTCTTTTCGGACCCTCCACCTCCGGGACTGGTGCCCTCATGTGCTGAAGGAGGAGTTCTGGGAGTTCTCCCCGGAATTGTCGGTTCTTTGCAGGCAGCCGAGGCCATCAAGTGGATCACCGGTGCGGGGGAACCGTTGATCGGTCGCCTGCTGCTCTTTGACGCTCTCTCCATGACGTTCAGGGAGGTGAAGCTGCAGAAAAATGAAGACTGCGTCGTGTGCGGAAGGTCGCCCACCGTCACGGAGCCCATCGATTACGAGGGATTCTGCGATGTTTCAGGGACAGGCGAAAAGGTGACCGTCCCGGAAATTGATGTCCAGAAGGTGAAGGAAAAGCTTGACAGTGGAGAAAAGGTCACTATCCTGGACGTACGGGAACCATGGGAACAGGAAATTGCCTGCCTCGACGGTGCTCTGTTCATCCCGATGAACTCCGTACCCTCTCGCCTTGAAGACCTGGATCCGTCCAGAGAGATTGTTGTCCATTGTCATACGGGACAGCGATCCGCCACCGTAACGGAATTTCTTATGAACCGGGGATACACCCGGGTTAAGAATATGGCAGGTGGCATCAAAGCCTGGACACTTCAGGTGGACCCCACCCTGATGTCGTACTAGCGGGTATTACTAACCTGAATTATCCGCAGGATCTTGAGATCCACATGATCTTCCAAAGGATCTTGAGATGAGATTTGCCGTGTGAAATAGTCTAGTCGCATTTCACGGGGTGAACCACTGAGGCACCCCGATTAAATAGCTTCGCATTTAACGGGACCGCCGCCTTTGGCGGGACAGGCAGGCCGAGGAGACAGACAATCATTATAAATATGAAATTAGGAACAGAATGCACGATAAGAATACAAACATAAAAATTTGAAATGAAATGGTATTAAGGTGTCATATATCAAATGTTTAGACTCCGTGAAATTCCCGCCTGACCAGCATGTCGGGCAGGTGTGGATGAATAGATCAGCCTAACGTCTCTTGTCCTTACGCCTCAGCCAAATGAGGGAAAAAGGCAATCCTATTGCGATGAAAGCGAGATCAACCAGTGACTTTTCCCATTCAAACACAGCTCTAATCATGAGGAGGGTGAGAATACCCGCAAGGTAGAGGCCGGGAAGAATTGGATACAGTGGCATGCGATAGACGTCTTGACCACCGGCTTCATTTTTCCGAAGTCTGAAAAGGGCAAGCGTTGTAAAGGTATAGAATATGAGAATAGCGAAAACCATACCGCCGACAATTGTTTCGAATGTACCCCTTATCAGCACGATGCAAGATCCCCAGATACAGTGGGCTAGGATCGCGCGCGACGGCGTTCGAAACCTTGGGTGGATAAAATTGAGCCACTTAAAAAAGAGGCCGTCCTTCGCCATGGCATAGTAGGCTCTAGTGGCCGTCATCATGGTCCCATTAATGCTCCCTGTGGTCGATATCATAGCCAGAAGGGCGATAAAACCCGCGCCGGTGGATCCAATTAGCTTGGTTGCTGTATCAGAGGCGACGATGGTGCTCTCCCGCATGCCCGCCATACCGAGAGTTTGGTGATAGATCATATTCGTCAATGCGTAAACAACAATTATGGTGCCAATGCCTATGAACATGCTCAGTGGAACGACTCGCCTTGGGTTCTTCATTTCTCCTGCCACGTACCCTACGCGGTCCCAACCAATGTAAGTGAAGACAATTAGCATGAGCGCGGCAACGGTATTTCCAACCGGACTGAGAGTGCTGGTAACCGGTGCGCTGGTAGAAAGCAGGTTTTCATGACCTCGTATTAGAATCAATCCAAATAGCACCAGGGTGATAAGGCCGCCGATCTTCACCACGGTCGAAGTTTTCTGATAGATGCTCGCCCATTGGACTCCAATATAGTTAACTGCGCCAAGCAGCATAATGACCGAGATGGCCACAGCAGTGTGGGCGAAGCTGTTTAATTGTACAAAATAGCCAAGATAGTCTGCGGTAATGATTGCGAGGCCGGCAGCCGGGCTTGTCCTTATGATGAAAAGCTGCGCCCATCCGAACATAAAGCCGGCAAAAGGTCCGAAGCATCGGCTTATGTATATGTATTCCCCGCCAGTGTTGGGCAACCGGCTTCCCAACTCACCATAAATCAAGCCGCCCAGGAAAACAAAAAGGCCCACCAGTATCCAAAGAGCAATGATGTTATAGAAGGATTCAAGATAGCCGGCAATAATTTGTGGTGTTGAGTAAATACCCGCACCAATGGTAATGCCGATCAATATGGCTACGCCGTCAAAAGCGCCAAGGGTTTTTCGGAGAGTAACCCGTTCCGGCTTGATCTCGCTATTCTCTTTTACCTTCAAACTGCTCAACCACTGCTGATCCTACCGCGTCACCCCAGACGTTTACCGCAGTGCGGCATCGATCCAGGAACCAGTCAATGACGAGAATCAACGAGATACCTTCAATGGGTAGATTCACTGCTTGGAGAACGATCACCATCGTAACCAGGCCTGCTTCAGGGATCCCAGCTGCACCGATGGCAGCCAAAGTAGCCGTCAGGAATATGACGACCATGTGGGCAGGTCCAAGGTCAATGCCATAGATTTGCGCAATGAAGATGGCGGCGACGGCTTCGTAAAGAGCTGTTCCGTCCATGTTGATCGTGGCACCTAAAGGTAGGACGAAACTGGCAGTCCGTTCGGAGACTTTATTCTTTTTTGTTACGCATTCCATTGTCAGTGGAAGAGTGGCTGCGCTGGAAGCCGTGGAAAATGCAGTGGAGATGGCAGTTGCCATATTGACCACATAGGTCCAAATGCGCTGCTTACCCAGGAAGAATAGAATGAGTGGCAGAGTGATGATGCCATGAATAAGAAGTCCCGTAGTAACCGCAAGCGCATATTTGCCCAGCCTAGCCAATTCGGGTAGAAAGCCGATAAATCCACCGGCATCGCCAAGTCTTCCGGCTATTAAGGCTCCGATTCCAACAGGGGCAGTCAACATCAACAGGTGAACGATTCGCATGATGGCAGCGTTGAGGCCCTGGAAGAACGTGATGAGGGGGCGACCCGGTTCACCCAGTGTTGTCAAAACAGCACCAAAGATCAGTGAGAATATGATGAGAGGTAAAATATCATTGTTTGCCATGGCCCGGAAAAGGTTGCGTGGGACCAGGCCCACTACGACATCACGGAGTACCACACCAATTGATTGTGACTTCCCTTTTACCCGCTGAGCGACTGCGAGATCAACACGAACGCCTTTCCCGTGGGAATCCGGGATGACCGATTTACCCCGGGGATCGATCCAGCCTGCCACTGTAAGGCTGGATTCCGATGGAGTATTCTCTTTCGTCACAGTCCCGCGAATATTGTTCTGATCCGGCAAGATAACCATGTAACGGTCGTCGTAAGACCGCTGAAAGATTGAGTCCTCCAGGATAATTGTGTTTTCTTGAATAGAGTAGCGGGTTCCTTCTAGAAGTTCCCCACCGCGCAGTGCGATACGTTCTTGTTCTGTGTCAGCTCGACCGGGTTTGATGACATTCACAAGTGCTATACCGACGATGACCGACAGAGCGGTCGTGATCATATAGTAGGTGATCGTTCTGCCTCCAATGCCACCGAGCCGTCGAACATCCCCAAGCTGAGTAATGCCCACAACCATAGAAGCCATGACCAGTGGCACGACCAGCATTAGCAGTGCCTTGATAAACACATCGCCTATGAATTTGATTGATCTGCCCGCCTCAGGCCATAAGCCACCCACCGCAATGCCGGCAATAATCCCAAACAGAATAGAAAAAAGCAGAAAGTTTGAAGATTTACTGTTTGTCAAACTGCACCCTGTCCAATTCGATACTCCTGAGGACTATGGAGATGAGAATCTGCCGGTGGAGTTTCAATTTCATGGGATGTGGAATTTAGGCCGGGACTCGTGGAATCCCAAACGGAACCGTGGGACTACCCACTTCCTGGTTCAAAAAGACGGGCGATAGCAGGAGCAATATGGGTGAGATTGCGCAAGGACGCCGAAAAAGGGTATCGGTAGTGGGGCGGGCCAATAATCAA
This Candidatus Neomarinimicrobiota bacterium DNA region includes the following protein-coding sequences:
- a CDS encoding cysteine synthase family protein gives rise to the protein MAKSRHRGNWETPAEGARDIFSLIGDTPMIPLTLFQKDYPGSRVFGKAEFMNPGGSLKDRPVARMLQQAVKRGELANGKTILDSTSGNAGIAYAMFGKALGFRVELVIPGNAGRERLVRIRAHGARIVTTDPLEGYDEALREVHHRHRKASEKYFLADQYANDDNWLAHYETTAEEILYQVPDLTYFVGGIGTGGSITGIGRRLKEKDKTTMVISVRPERFPGIEGLKPLGDPDDIIPDILDETVIDHTMEVTSDEAQRYCHGLALEGLFVGQSSGAYLAAVEKVLADDHKACIVTLLNDTGERYLTTGLWQEEEMAWMN
- a CDS encoding M67 family metallopeptidase, with protein sequence MDELTRVKDEVLMSVSKHALAAYPEECCGFLYGYEKEGHGQVWISRPANNGYVHLRTRRYRISPADYMEGERFADESGLNLSGVYHSHPDHPAVPSQYDEEWAVPGLVYLIVGIEGAKVTDFRWWELSADGSKLVEVRSLKERVEEEHP
- the moeB gene encoding molybdopterin-synthase adenylyltransferase MoeB, with the translated sequence MNVTVRIPSPLRRFTESEATVRVSAKTVKDALAAVISRHQELGSQLYGDDGNLRRFVNVYIGRNDIRQLKGMHTALSDGDEVMIIPSIAGGKNNGTPFDRHEYLRYSRHFSLPEIGLEGQRKLKDSAVLVVGAGGLGSPVSLYLAAAGVGRIGLVDFDVVDLPNLQRQILYSSEDVGQPKVQRAKERLEGLNPRIHVETYEEPLSSSNAMGIAGGYDIIIDGTDNFPTRYLVNDISVFLGKPNVYGSIFRFDGQVSLFYAKEGPCYRCLFSDPPPPGLVPSCAEGGVLGVLPGIVGSLQAAEAIKWITGAGEPLIGRLLLFDALSMTFREVKLQKNEDCVVCGRSPTVTEPIDYEGFCDVSGTGEKVTVPEIDVQKVKEKLDSGEKVTILDVREPWEQEIACLDGALFIPMNSVPSRLEDLDPSREIVVHCHTGQRSATVTEFLMNRGYTRVKNMAGGIKAWTLQVDPTLMSY
- a CDS encoding amino acid permease; this translates as MSSLKVKENSEIKPERVTLRKTLGAFDGVAILIGITIGAGIYSTPQIIAGYLESFYNIIALWILVGLFVFLGGLIYGELGSRLPNTGGEYIYISRCFGPFAGFMFGWAQLFIIRTSPAAGLAIITADYLGYFVQLNSFAHTAVAISVIMLLGAVNYIGVQWASIYQKTSTVVKIGGLITLVLFGLILIRGHENLLSTSAPVTSTLSPVGNTVAALMLIVFTYIGWDRVGYVAGEMKNPRRVVPLSMFIGIGTIIVVYALTNMIYHQTLGMAGMRESTIVASDTATKLIGSTGAGFIALLAMISTTGSINGTMMTATRAYYAMAKDGLFFKWLNFIHPRFRTPSRAILAHCIWGSCIVLIRGTFETIVGGMVFAILIFYTFTTLALFRLRKNEAGGQDVYRMPLYPILPGLYLAGILTLLMIRAVFEWEKSLVDLAFIAIGLPFSLIWLRRKDKRR
- a CDS encoding dicarboxylate/amino acid:cation symporter, producing MTNSKSSNFLLFSILFGIIAGIAVGGLWPEAGRSIKFIGDVFIKALLMLVVPLVMASMVVGITQLGDVRRLGGIGGRTITYYMITTALSVIVGIALVNVIKPGRADTEQERIALRGGELLEGTRYSIQENTIILEDSIFQRSYDDRYMVILPDQNNIRGTVTKENTPSESSLTVAGWIDPRGKSVIPDSHGKGVRVDLAVAQRVKGKSQSIGVVLRDVVVGLVPRNLFRAMANNDILPLIIFSLIFGAVLTTLGEPGRPLITFFQGLNAAIMRIVHLLMLTAPVGIGALIAGRLGDAGGFIGFLPELARLGKYALAVTTGLLIHGIITLPLILFFLGKQRIWTYVVNMATAISTAFSTASSAATLPLTMECVTKKNKVSERTASFVLPLGATINMDGTALYEAVAAIFIAQIYGIDLGPAHMVVIFLTATLAAIGAAGIPEAGLVTMVIVLQAVNLPIEGISLILVIDWFLDRCRTAVNVWGDAVGSAVVEQFEGKRE